Within Salmo trutta chromosome 30, fSalTru1.1, whole genome shotgun sequence, the genomic segment AGAACGGTCATTAAGactctaacagcttacagacggtaggcaattaaggtcacagttatgaaaacttaggacattaaagaggcctttctactgactctgaaaaacaccaaaagaaagatgcccagggtccctgctcatctgtgtgaatgtgccttaggcatgctgcaaggacgcatgaggactgcagatgtggccagggcaataaattgcaatgttcatactgtgagacgccaaagacagcgctacagggagacaggacggacagctgatcatcctcacagtggcagaccacgtgtaacaacacctgcacaggatcagtacatccgaacatcacacctgtgggacaggtacaggatggcaacaataactgcccgagttacaccaggaacacacaatccctccatcagtgctcagactgtctgcaataggctgagagaggctggactgagggcttgtaggcctgttgtaaggtaggtcctcaccagacatcaccggcaacaacgtcgcctatgggcacaaacccaccgtcgctggaccagacaggactggcaaaaagtcctcttcactgacgagtcacggttttgtctcaacaggggtgatggtcagattcgcgtttatcgtcaaaggaatgagcgttacaccaaggcctgtactctggagcgggatcgacttggaggtggagggttcgtcatggtctggggcggtgtgtcacagcatcatcggactgagcttgttgtctttgcaggcaatctcaacgctgtgcgttacagggaagacatcctcctcccttatgtggtacccttcctacaggctcatcctgacatgaccctctagcatgacaacatcaccagccatactgctcgttctgtgcgtgatttcctgcaagacaggattctgccatggccagcgtccgggaacttgcaggtgccttggtggaagagtagggtaacatctcacagcaagaactggcaaatctggtgcagtccatgaggagtagatgcactgcagtacttaatgcagctggtggccacaccagatactgactgttacttttgattttgacccaccctttgttcaggaacacattattcaatttctgttagtcacatgtctgtggaacttgttcagtttatgtctcagttgttgaatcttgttatgttcatacaaatatttacacgttaagtttgctgaaaataaatgcagttgatagtgagaggacgtttatttttttgctgagtttatgtggtAGAACTGACATGGATGTGCTTGTTGCTATATATAAATGTATGTTGTCAGTTGTAGACCTGGCACTCCTGGGTACTCATGGTCATCCATCATTCTACCATAACCAACACCAAAAAATGCCATTGATGGAACTCTAACGATAATCAAACTGTTATCAGGCTGTGTAAATGGAAAAAGCCGATAGTGTAAAAATGGTGTGCAGCAGTAACTGTATCTTTATTACACAGCACTGAGTGACCAATAGGTCCATGTCTGTTATTTAATCATGCTGCTGTTTGGAACTAAATTAAATGTAGTTTTTCATTGCAAGCCATTCAAACAAGCAAGGATGTTTTGTAACCACAAaaccacaataaaaaaataaaaaaagacatgACTAGAAAAGCAAAAGGAAAATGTATAACCACAAATACGTGCTAAGTGGCATTAAAAAATCTAAGTCCAGGCACTCCTGTGAGTTTGCAAGTTACAAAAAGCCTTTAATGTGTGGACTAAGTCATAATTAAAATACACCAACGCGTATTGGCTAACGCCTTCATCAGAGTGTCCGATACAATGTGAAGAAGAAGGCGATGACATGGCAACGTTGGCTTCATCGGGTCTAACGGTCATCTCGCTCCAAACTGCGCATGTGTAGGCCGTCAAATGAAAAGGCACACCTTCGATAAAAAGTAgtttttgacgaaaatgaaaGTGTATCATTTCTATCTGCAAATATATATAATCAATGAGGGGCTATGTGTTCTATGGGAAATAATGAACGACGTGGAATGTGTGTTCCACAACGTGCTAGCGGACTAGAACTAACCTTCCGAGGAgctgcattattttccagagaacgcatagagcccGGAGTCGCTTATTCAATTTTTATACAAtcggtgggtctaatcctgaatgctgactggttaaaaccgcattccaaccgccgtgtctattccacaagttaccacctgcTAAATCTATTATgttaaatgcctatttactctgttccatctgactgcgcaatccactgtctcatcagaaCAGCCAGGAACTTTATAaactccactataaaaagcatctagacattatctcacattttagactaacatttagggTACAttagtaaattcactctggcgatctactctgatttcagagcactctcgcctgagtgtgccagagcacagaataacgcTCAACAGCccttgacccctcctgtctcagcctccagtatttatgctgtagtattttatgtgtcagggggctaaggtcagtctgttatatctggagtatttatcctgtcttatccggtgtcctgtgtgaacttaagtatgctctctctaattctctctctctctttctttctttctctctctcggaggacctgagccctaggaccatgcctcaggactacctggcatgatgactccttgctgtccccagtccacctggccgtgctgctgctccagtttcaactgttctgcctgcggctatggaaccctgaccttttcactggacatgctacctgtcccagacctgctgttttcaactctctagagacagcaggagcggtagagatactctcaatgatcggctatgaaaagccagctaacatttactcctgagttgctgacttgttgcatcctcgacaactactgtgattattattatttgaccatgctggtcatttatggaacatttgaacatcttggccatgttctgttataatctccacccggcacagccagaagaggactggccacccctcatagcctggttcctctctaggtttcctttctagggagtttttcctagccaccgtgcttctacacctgcattgcttgctgtttggggttttaggctgggtttctgtacagcactttgagatatcagctgatgtaagaagggctatataaatagatttgatttgatttgatttgaatatggccggagtcagtaaacgtcggcaaaaaagcataattaaattgatgccaacagcacagttacagtcaaagctctggataacatgaaaacagcctaaccagctctgctagggcaagtaaaatggccagagaggtgttctctcatttgtgtctggaagtagctagcaagctagccaacgttagccagttagcttgtgtgcttgactgccattgtgaggtcagaacgctcggatcagcCCTACTCCTCGGCATAGACTgcgaatatacagtgcatttggaaagtattcagaacccttcactttttccacattttgttacgttacagccttattctaaaattgattaaataaaaaataaatgtgatatttcagtttacattttttaaataaaattgcaaacttttctaaaaacctgtttttgctttgtcattatgggttattgtgtgtgtgttattgtgtgtgtggatgaggggaaaaaacgatttaatgcattttagaataaggctgtaatgttacagaatgtggaaaaagtgaaggggtctgaatgctttctgaatgcactgtatattcgcAGTCTATGCTGTCGTGCTCCTGTACAGACGGAGTACCTATTTTAATACCAAGAATCTTCTTTCTCAAGCTTGCTTTATTGAATTTGACGTCCCATGTACACACACTACTCTCACGCTGTCTGGCCTATTCTTTTTGCCAGGTCATTAATTGGGAAAGTATATATCTTCACGTATATATCTTTTCACTGACTCTGGGGCCGACGAGAGTTTTTTTACGctaccctggcgtccgagctgaacatccccactcagcccctctccattctcatggacgttagagcgctggactGGCGTCTACAGGCCGAGTCACTCACAACACCACTCCCACCCACTTACGGGTGTCAGGGAACCCTATGCCAGAcgatccagttcctgctcatcaAGTACCCTCtgattcccgtggtattgggattctcctggctccaacgacacaatcccctcattaactggtctactggtgccatcatgggctggagcccgttctgctatgcccattgcctgaagtcagcacaacctgccccgggacgtcttcctggggaaTTGGAaggtgccccggacctctccaccattcccgcggagtaccatAACATCCAGGAGGTGTTCAACAAGGCCTGGGCCACATCGTTTCTGCCGCAccgaccctatgactgcgggattgacttTCTCCCTAGCACCACATCGCTACCTGGGACGTCTGTACTTTCTGTCGGgaccggagaccaaggctatggtacctacattggggactccctagctgctGGATTTATccattcctcttcctctcccggcGGAGCAGGCGTCTTCTTCGTGGAGAAAAAGGACAAGACCTTGCGCCCATGCATTGACTACTGGGGACTCAACGACATTACGGTTAAAAACCGTTACcctctaccactcatctcctcggccttcACGCCGGCCCTGATAACCGGATGTTCGTTCCCGACACTGTCCACTCCGcagtcctggagtgggccaactcCTCCAGGCTGGCCCGCCACCCAGGCGCCCGTCAGACCTTGGCCTTTGTGCGACagcgcttttggtggcctaccaagGTCCCGGACATGTCCACATTTGTCACAGCTTGCACACTTGTGCACAGAATAAaactcctcggcaagctccggctggtgtcctccaacctctgcctgtcccccACTATCTCTGATCTCACaactccctggactttgtcacaggtcttcccccatctgatggcaacaccgccatcctgacTGTGGTGGATTGGTTCTCCAAAGCCactcacttcattcctctcccaaaactaccctctgccaaagagacggtccagctcatggtgcagcacgtcttccggatccatggactgcccgtGGGCATGGGCTCCGACCGGGGGCTCAGATCTCGTCCCatttctggaaggcgttctgcaccctcattgggtcatcggccagcctgtcctccgggttccacccccagtcccaCGGCCTGTCAGAGTGAGCCAACCAGGACCTCAAGACCACCCTGTGCTGCCTGGTCACTGCCAACCCCACACCTGGAGCCAGTGGTTAGTGTGGGTTGAATATGCttgcaacacccttccctgctctgccacagGCCTATCACCCTTCGTGTGTTCCCTGGGATATCAGCCCAtgctcttccctgagcaggaagaggaggtcggcataccttctgtccagatgtttgtccgcccgctgtcgtcgtacctggaggagagcccggtcggccctcctcaagaccacctccatgTATCAACGACAAGCGGATCGCCATCGGACCCTTGCTCCCCGGTATCttctcgggcagaaggtatggtTCTCCACCCGGGATATGCCTGTCCGGGTGGACTCTCGCAAACTGACCCCCTGGTTAatcggccctttccccatctccaaggtcattagcccctctactgttcgtcttctgttgccccgtacccttcgtatataccccacctttcatgtgtcccgAATCAAGTCCATGTCTCACAGTCCCTTGTCTtccatttccaggcccacccctcctccccggGTCGTCAATGGCCATCCGGCGTacacggtgagacgcctcctgagggttcgaccagggggcaggggtttccagtacctagTTGACTGGGAgagttatggcccggaggagaggtgctgggtccccgctagagacatcctggacccagccctcatAACAGACTTCCACCACCGGCACCCCGGccaaccaggtatgcgcccaggtagcgggggggagggggtggggttctgtcacaccctgatctgtttcacctgtctttgtgcttgtctccaccccaccccagctgtcgcccatcttccccattatcccctgtgtacttatacctgtgttttctgtttgtctgttgctaattcgtcttgtttgtcaagcttaccagtgtttgtcctgtcagctcctgtcttttctcagcctctctttttctcgccctcctggtttttgaaccttgcctgtcctgaccttgaacccgcccgcctgaccatgctacctgaccctgaacctgcctgccgtccggtaccgttgcccctaTCTGGAtttccgacctctgcctgacctgaccctaagcctgcctgcctgccgtcctgtacctttgcctctgttgctgtaataaacattcttacttcgacacggtctgcatctgggtcttaccttatacTGATAAATATGATGTCAAGATGAGCCGATGGGGCCAAAGTTTAGGGAGAGTCAATAATGTCACCACACAGTTCACTGGCATAGGTCTGGTTACAGTACCAATAGCAGGCATCAGTATGGTTGTACCTAATTGATTTTGTCGAAAGGGGATGTTTATGATACTATAGTGAGTATATAAGCTTTTCAGGAAGTATATTATATTTGCTTGAGATAATTGGGTGACTGACAAAATGATGGGTTTTTATTTGGATTAAAAATCTAAACTTATTTCAGTTTGCATTTAGGCCAATTTGACTGAAATCCTGTGCTTTCCCCATCCACTCAAAGTGAGAGAAAGACTCATTGGAATGCCTAAGTTAAAGAGTGCTGGTCATTCTGTACACAGAACATCTTTTTCGTTGGGCATGGCATGGGGGTAGAGGGTGGATGAATCTTCCACAAAGTAAAGACTTTTCCATAGGATTCCATGGCATACATCCAAGGTATTTCCCAACTGTGACATTCATTATTCATCGCATACATTCAGAGGTTTGGGTGGTCAATGGTTAGACTATGATGGTGTTTGAAACTGAAGTATTGGAACTAAAGTTATTGAAACTAAAGTACAGTATAGTGATTCTTGAAAGCAAGCTATTCCATCCCACACAATACAGTACTTcatgtactatatactgtagacagTCTCCTAGAAAGAAATGTAATATGCAAGTGTAACCATTTGACATGCCAACTGTATTTGTAACTATATATGGTATCAAAACCTTTTGATTTAATGCCTAAATACCACTGATTTAATCAGAGTGCTCCCACTGGACAGTTACTGTACCTCTCTTTTGCCATTATATATTTGTTCCACTGAGGAGGCAAGTGTCTTGGCGATCTCTTTGACCCCACACTGCTGGTAGAGTTTTGACAGTTGGTGCTGTGTACCTTGGCAGTGCCATGATAGTCGAGAGGTACAGTATATTACAAATGGCAGAGGTTCTAGGAACCTTCATGCCTGGAATCCACTGAACGCTGACTCCACAGTGCCAGGCCCTTTTTCGTTTCATTCCCTGGAGGCATGcttcttatttatttaaatgttctATTGTGTTTTTATTAAAACAACTTGGGGATAACTGTGGAGATAGAGGGGCAGCCAAAGCATGTGCTCTACGATTACATACAGCTCTTTAGGCAGACCTAAGCCCTCAAATGAAATATCACTCAAATGTCCCAACCCCCAAATTCTTTTGATGGAAAACTCCCATTGTatagttgatttaaaaaaaaaacgttattatTCAGGGATAAAAAAAATCCAAGTAATATAAGCCATCAAGAAAATACAAGAGAAGAAGAGATATTTATATGCAATGAATTCTTTAGAAACAGAATATAGaaatatatgtacagtatttCAATGATTACTAGAAaatctttcttgtgttttttacAGGGCTTGGAAGCCAGTGCAGTGAGTTTTCATAATGAGTGTATTAACATATATCAAATTGTTTTCTGGCCCCTGGGTAGAAACCCtctgtgagagaaaaaaaagaagaggGAGAAGACAGGAGGGCTTGTGAGTGCGTCAGATACCCTGTGAGAGAGTTGGCCCAGTTAAATTTCCCTGCCACATATGTCAAACGGTCTTGTTTGCAAAGGCTAGTGTTTAAGTGTGGATCTGCTGAGCTTCTCGTCTCCTAGCTGGCTgctttactctgctctactctgctggGCTTGAATAACTGATAAAGGTATGTACTGTCTGGGTCAGGGGCATTGCTGCATTGTGTGTAtggcatttgtatttattaaatatAATAGAGACCGTGATAAATGTGAGATGAATTAAGCAATAAGAATGGTAATTTTACATTTTCATTGATGCTAGTAGAGAATATTACATTTATAACTTTCCATTGTGAATTAGAATGTCAAATTAAATAATTATATTGATTACAGATACTTGTGTAAAAATATTGTTTCAGCTATAGGCTTCCTATAATTTTTCAGTTTAGCCTACGTGTGTTAAAAGGAACAAGTTTCATGATAACATTCTGACTGTACAATTTACATATTAATTAAAAATTGATAGTTATTTGGATATAGTATATTGTCACTGTATAAGGTTTTTGCTATCAGTATCTACTGTATATTTTTTGCCTAACTACAAACAAACTACAGTTAAGAATGTAACATTTGCATTCTCTTGACCTCCTCTCTAAACTTGATTCTGACTTACCAATGtataattcattaattcattatTATAAGTATGTTCATAGAGTTCAGACAACACTTTGCACAGGAATTAGAAACATGACTTAATAGAAGCTTTCTCCCCAATAATTGTTGCTCTTTTGACTCCTAATATTGTAGCTTATAACAgtttctaaaaaatatatatttattcaacatgctttcctcctctccccactcAACAGAAGTCTACTAGAACCATGTGCTGTCACAACCCCATCCAGAGGGTAGAGATGGGTGCTGCTTGTGCTCAGCTCCTCTTCGCTGCCATCTTCTGGTCAATGCCTTACACTGGAGCTGCTGCTGTGCTGTCTCTGTCCAAATCCAACCAGACAGACCTTCTCCAACTACCTAGACCTGCCTACGAGGCAGACTCTGACTGGAGTAATCTGAATCTTACTAGCATCAACATGCCTCGTAGCCGAAGGAGGAGAGCCATCTCCTCCAGAGAAATGAATGCCTTGTTGGATTATCACAACAGTGTCCGCTCCCAGGTCTTCCCTCAAGCTGCCAACATGGAGATCATGGTAAGGCCCCTACATCTACTGTACCAGGTCAGGAAAACAAGGGACTGACGCATGACTGACTGACACATGCGAAGGCAGGGCTTACTAACACTCAATCAAATCTGAAACATAACTTGTGTTTTTGCTCTACACTAGAGTTACATTTTAGAAATATTTTTGGTTGACGTTTAATCATGTATATTTATTGAATAAGTCAAGCATCACGTAAGTATGTACACACAAGTAAAACAATGTGGTGAAGAGACGCTAGATAGATAGGACCAGCGGACATCTGTAAAGCCTTCCTCATGCTAGGGCAGGGTTCATGCGTTTTTATCTTTGAGAGGTGTTgaactgctgctctctctccatgctttAGGTGTGGGATGGGAAACTGGCAAAATCAGCAGATTCCTGGGCCTCCCGCTGCATATGGGATCATGGACCCTCACAGACCATGAGATATATGGGCCAAAACCTATCCATCAACTCTGGCAGGTACTTTTGAACTGTCCCTCTTCTTTCCATGTTGCTTATGTGAATGTTTGGTTCAACAATGACTGCCTAAAGAACACTGTCTTACTGTATATCTGGTCAAATATGAAGTAGGTTGGTATTTTATGAAAATACCAAAATGTCTCTTTCTTCTCCTAGATACCGATCAGTCATTGAGCTGGTGAGGTCCTGGCAGGATGAGAAAAACTCCTTCTCCTACCCCAACACATGCAGTGGACCAGTTTGTTCCCACTATACACAGGTGTGTGGCTTAGATATTGCACTAAAT encodes:
- the LOC115168808 gene encoding peptidase inhibitor R3HDML-like encodes the protein MCCHNPIQRVEMGAACAQLLFAAIFWSMPYTGAAAVLSLSKSNQTDLLQLPRPAYEADSDWSNLNLTSINMPRSRRRRAISSREMNALLDYHNSVRSQVFPQAANMEIMVWDGKLAKSADSWASRCIWDHGPSQTMRYMGQNLSINSGRYRSVIELVRSWQDEKNSFSYPNTCSGPVCSHYTQMVWANTNRMGCAINKCSNMNVYGSSWRTAVFLVCNYSIKGNWVGEAPYKSGKPCSACPSKYGGSCNRNQCSSAGSKAKAKKRKRY